Proteins from a genomic interval of Kribbella aluminosa:
- a CDS encoding Imm1 family immunity protein, whose product MNDFLTAYYDDDAGQQRIGSHAAFDELLDRVASMPRSTWVELVSADELTTMKIGLGAAFSSLTLHHDVEGSAKSCSDGSLDEPQEATFNHGGVPTTMGKGSAITVKVARAAASQFFATRRRPELVAWEPAVD is encoded by the coding sequence ATGAACGACTTCTTGACGGCCTACTACGACGATGACGCGGGACAGCAGCGCATCGGCAGCCACGCCGCGTTCGACGAGCTCCTTGACCGAGTCGCAAGTATGCCCCGGTCGACCTGGGTTGAATTGGTCAGTGCGGACGAGCTCACCACGATGAAGATTGGGCTAGGGGCGGCCTTCAGTTCCTTGACGCTCCACCACGACGTCGAAGGCTCCGCGAAGTCCTGCTCAGATGGCAGCCTCGACGAGCCGCAGGAGGCCACCTTCAACCATGGCGGCGTGCCGACGACCATGGGCAAAGGCAGCGCGATCACCGTGAAGGTGGCTCGTGCAGCGGCCTCTCAGTTCTTCGCCACTCGTAGACGTCCTGAACTGGTGGCCTGGGAGCCGGCAGTCGACTAA
- a CDS encoding AAA family ATPase, with the protein MRLVAIDLTDFGPYRGSQRFEFAPNPGVELIWGENGRGKTTFLNALRWALFGVVLGRGSSQIEPARVGNRDDADSSTVRPFKVVLAFTHEGHSYKLTRAYVQDGSAGSQAFRTTVSMVKDGNVLGPDDRDRELARLLPEQIARFFLFDAELLQEYEQLLVPGSDAGERLKASIERILGVPVLTQARDDVAAMLATARTAQYKTAQKDKATKDLGNALQLAAEEAENERANVMALNDLVVELQNDVNELEKSLTSNSRFRGLMATRDAKRKEVDALQAKVDDRIDDLRTAAHDTWRAVLAPVIRTELTTIESQSDALTSRLTTALASRQVAIAVATGVCPTCHQAVGANAGQELNDHEHSEDSDALQADLSGLRARRDALRRMRVDSERIVLLEEEASQARVDLSDAEGKLRELESELADAPAGTAQTITHLIDELAQKNVSLANTRTRLKESREELIRKGNAVTALSEKLSKAGTPGAGLEDRKVTLLTQLHELLLHAVNEFRDRLRDRVEAQASEVFRALSAEKDYDRLRINGSYGLTILHADGSEVLNRSSGYEHVVALSLIAALQRCSPMSGPIITDSPFGRLDKAHKEHVLQALPQITDQVLLLVHDDELDRQVALDNLGTNLVAEHYLRRQAARHTEIESGAHP; encoded by the coding sequence GTGAGACTCGTCGCCATCGACCTGACTGACTTTGGCCCCTACCGCGGATCTCAGCGGTTTGAGTTCGCACCAAACCCAGGCGTCGAGCTCATCTGGGGCGAGAACGGACGCGGCAAGACCACCTTCCTCAACGCGCTGCGCTGGGCACTCTTCGGCGTGGTTCTGGGCCGCGGATCGAGCCAGATCGAGCCTGCCAGAGTGGGTAACCGGGACGACGCTGATAGCTCCACGGTTCGACCATTCAAAGTGGTCCTCGCGTTCACCCATGAAGGTCATAGCTACAAGCTGACGCGGGCTTATGTCCAGGATGGAAGTGCAGGGTCGCAAGCATTCCGGACCACCGTGAGCATGGTGAAGGACGGGAATGTGCTCGGGCCCGACGATCGCGACCGCGAGTTGGCGAGGCTGCTTCCTGAGCAGATCGCGCGATTCTTTCTCTTTGACGCCGAACTGCTGCAGGAGTACGAACAGCTGCTAGTACCTGGCAGCGACGCGGGCGAAAGGCTCAAGGCGTCGATCGAGCGGATCCTCGGCGTTCCTGTGCTCACCCAGGCTCGTGACGACGTGGCCGCGATGCTGGCTACCGCCCGGACCGCTCAGTACAAGACCGCACAGAAGGACAAGGCGACGAAGGATCTCGGCAACGCGCTGCAGCTGGCAGCAGAAGAGGCTGAGAACGAACGCGCCAACGTCATGGCCTTGAATGACCTGGTAGTCGAGCTGCAAAACGACGTAAACGAGCTTGAGAAGTCGCTCACCAGCAATAGTCGATTCCGCGGATTGATGGCGACGCGCGATGCCAAGCGCAAGGAGGTCGATGCTCTCCAGGCGAAGGTTGATGACCGCATCGACGATCTGCGCACTGCGGCTCACGACACCTGGCGAGCTGTCCTGGCCCCAGTGATTAGGACCGAGCTGACCACGATCGAGTCGCAAAGCGATGCCCTCACGAGTCGGCTAACTACGGCCCTCGCGTCGCGGCAAGTTGCCATAGCGGTTGCGACGGGGGTGTGTCCTACATGCCACCAAGCAGTTGGCGCTAACGCAGGGCAGGAGTTGAATGACCACGAGCATAGCGAGGACTCCGATGCACTTCAGGCCGACCTAAGTGGGCTGCGAGCGCGGCGCGACGCCCTGCGCCGGATGCGCGTCGATTCGGAGCGCATCGTCCTTCTGGAAGAGGAAGCCAGCCAGGCACGAGTGGACCTCTCTGATGCCGAAGGGAAGCTCCGCGAACTCGAGAGCGAACTGGCGGACGCGCCGGCAGGCACAGCCCAGACGATCACCCACCTAATCGATGAGCTCGCCCAGAAGAACGTTAGCCTGGCGAATACGCGCACCCGCCTGAAAGAAAGCCGCGAGGAGCTAATTCGCAAAGGTAATGCCGTCACAGCGCTATCCGAGAAACTTAGCAAAGCTGGCACACCGGGAGCCGGACTGGAAGACCGGAAGGTCACCTTACTGACTCAACTCCATGAGTTACTGCTCCACGCGGTGAATGAATTTCGAGATCGGCTGCGCGATCGCGTCGAAGCGCAAGCCAGCGAGGTGTTTCGTGCGTTGTCCGCAGAGAAAGACTACGACCGGCTCCGCATCAACGGCAGTTACGGGCTTACGATCCTGCACGCAGATGGCAGTGAGGTTCTCAATCGGTCTAGTGGATACGAACATGTGGTAGCTCTGTCGCTTATCGCCGCCCTCCAGCGGTGTTCTCCGATGAGCGGACCAATCATCACGGACTCGCCGTTCGGCCGACTGGACAAGGCTCATAAGGAGCACGTGCTGCAGGCGCTGCCGCAGATCACGGACCAAGTACTGCTGCTTGTCCACGACGACGAACTGGACCGGCAAGTCGCGCTGGACAACCTCGGGACCAACCTGGTCGCCGAGCATTACCTCCGGCGCCAAGCGGCCCGACACACAGAAATCGAGTCAGGAGCCCACCCATGA
- a CDS encoding DNA-methyltransferase codes for MINNGGGRRVTGSRRRQAQSASTSPVGDALITARAPLNVFEPSSVVYGTQLGAQIVGDSIDLLALLPEESVDLIVTSPPFALLRKKSYGNEEQSAYVQWLAGFGKAALRVLKPTGSLVLDLGHAYKRGVPVRSLYNYRVLLTFVDELGYNLAQEFFWHNPAKLPSPIEWVNKRKVRVKDSVNTIWWLSKTEHPKADVRKVLGPYSPRMTQLLKDAEGFYAPAVRPSGHDIGKGFQRNNGGSIPPNLLTLPNTESNSYYLRTCKQLELRSHPARFPAGLPRFFIQMLTDPGDLVVDIFSGSNTTGHVAELAERRWLSFELDRDFAALSALRFLEGEDLDSVRAVLETMNRGTTARLRARGHAGEPAEEPSSWVGPKG; via the coding sequence GTGATCAACAACGGAGGAGGTCGTCGGGTGACCGGATCGAGACGGCGCCAGGCTCAGTCGGCCAGCACGTCGCCGGTCGGCGATGCGCTTATCACCGCTCGAGCACCACTCAATGTGTTCGAGCCAAGCTCTGTGGTGTACGGAACGCAGCTCGGTGCACAGATCGTCGGTGACAGCATCGACCTGCTCGCGTTGCTGCCCGAAGAGTCGGTCGACCTGATCGTCACGAGTCCGCCGTTCGCTCTCCTGCGGAAGAAGAGCTATGGCAACGAAGAGCAATCAGCCTACGTGCAGTGGCTAGCCGGATTTGGCAAGGCAGCGTTGCGGGTTCTGAAACCGACTGGGAGCCTCGTCTTGGATCTTGGTCACGCTTACAAGCGCGGGGTGCCAGTCCGAAGCCTCTACAATTATCGGGTTCTGCTCACATTCGTCGACGAGCTTGGGTACAACCTGGCGCAAGAGTTCTTCTGGCACAATCCAGCTAAATTGCCGTCGCCGATCGAGTGGGTGAATAAACGGAAGGTGCGCGTCAAGGACTCGGTTAACACCATTTGGTGGTTGTCAAAGACGGAGCATCCCAAGGCGGACGTTCGCAAGGTTCTGGGTCCGTATTCGCCTCGAATGACGCAACTGCTGAAGGATGCTGAGGGCTTCTACGCTCCCGCTGTGCGGCCGTCGGGCCACGACATTGGCAAGGGATTCCAGCGCAATAATGGTGGCTCGATCCCGCCCAACCTCTTGACATTGCCGAACACCGAGAGTAACTCGTACTATTTGCGCACGTGCAAGCAGCTCGAGCTCCGCAGCCATCCGGCGAGGTTCCCCGCCGGTCTTCCACGGTTCTTTATCCAGATGCTCACAGATCCAGGCGACCTCGTCGTCGATATCTTTTCTGGCTCCAACACGACTGGTCATGTCGCTGAACTCGCTGAGCGGCGGTGGTTGTCATTCGAGTTGGACCGCGACTTCGCAGCGCTGTCGGCGTTGCGCTTTCTTGAGGGCGAAGATCTCGACTCAGTGCGTGCTGTCCTAGAGACGATGAATCGCGGCACTACGGCTCGGCTGCGAGCCCGTGGCCATGCTGGGGAGCCTGCGGAAGAGCCCAGTTCCTGGGTGGGGCCGAAAGGCTAG
- a CDS encoding metallophosphoesterase family protein, producing the protein MKLVLFSDLHLDTPFRWAGPELARARRRALRATLRRITDLASAEQVDALLCGGDLYEHDKFSPDTAQFLRDTFAELELPVYLAPGNHDWYGPTSLYRQVDWSPNVHVFTEDRLTPVELAEGLTLWGAAHRAPANTDGFLERGFTVGRGGVNLALFHGSEVARLRFEESGKAPHSPFSEEEIERTGLNHAFLGHFHNPRDAERHTYPGNPDPLTFGEGGERAAVVFTVAGNGTVTRDRRRVAVSEVHDRDISLDGVTHSGQIRDRVEAAVTGLSGVVRVTLAGEIAPGVDVHLADLAGVAPHLEALVPRLGRVGVAYDFATLAEERTVRGQFVRSVRAAADLDDDERRRVLITGLRALDGRTDELEVH; encoded by the coding sequence GTGAAGCTGGTGCTGTTCTCCGATTTGCACCTCGACACACCGTTCCGGTGGGCAGGCCCTGAGCTGGCGCGCGCCCGGCGGCGGGCGCTGCGCGCGACATTGAGGCGCATCACTGATCTCGCGAGTGCCGAGCAGGTCGATGCGCTTCTGTGCGGGGGCGACCTGTACGAGCACGACAAGTTCTCGCCGGACACTGCCCAGTTCTTGCGCGACACGTTCGCCGAGCTTGAGCTGCCCGTGTACCTTGCGCCCGGCAATCATGATTGGTATGGGCCGACAAGTCTGTATCGGCAAGTCGACTGGTCACCGAACGTGCATGTGTTCACCGAGGACCGGCTCACCCCCGTCGAACTGGCTGAAGGGCTCACCCTTTGGGGAGCCGCACACCGGGCGCCGGCGAACACCGACGGCTTCTTGGAACGCGGGTTCACCGTCGGACGCGGTGGAGTCAACCTCGCTTTGTTCCATGGCTCGGAGGTCGCACGTCTCCGCTTCGAGGAGTCTGGCAAGGCCCCGCATTCCCCGTTCAGCGAGGAGGAGATCGAGCGCACCGGTCTCAACCATGCCTTCCTCGGACACTTTCACAACCCGCGCGACGCCGAGCGGCATACCTATCCGGGCAATCCCGACCCATTGACCTTTGGTGAAGGCGGTGAGCGGGCCGCGGTCGTGTTCACAGTCGCCGGGAACGGGACCGTGACACGAGACCGCCGCCGGGTCGCCGTCAGCGAGGTCCACGACCGCGACATCAGCCTCGACGGCGTCACACACTCCGGTCAGATCCGGGACCGGGTCGAAGCTGCGGTCACTGGGCTCTCCGGTGTGGTGCGGGTAACGCTGGCCGGCGAGATCGCCCCCGGCGTTGACGTGCACCTGGCGGATCTAGCGGGTGTCGCGCCCCACCTGGAGGCGCTCGTGCCTCGGCTGGGTCGCGTCGGTGTCGCCTACGACTTCGCGACGCTCGCGGAGGAGCGCACCGTGCGCGGGCAGTTCGTCCGTAGCGTGCGGGCCGCCGCCGACCTCGATGACGACGAACGTCGTCGGGTCCTCATCACCGGGCTGCGGGCTCTCGACGGTCGCACCGACGAACTGGAGGTGCACTGA
- a CDS encoding DEAD/DEAH box helicase family protein, with translation MSGLRDHDFAPSYDKSVDDLASDFYLPCMRTSVRYDRIAGYFSSAVFSIAWPALKDFINAGGRMRLICSPVFSSIDAGALRQGYAALSDEELGAALVAELRLLLESERSRKPAQVLAGLIAAEVVDIRLAILTASSTPGDRRLFHDKVGLFTDNLDDTVGFRGSMNETFLGLSADGNLESIDVFPSWVGGRDAQRVTDARIRFEALWRNEIESVDVRSIPEGAAQAIRDASPADWEVLVDEAVAEAAIRAATPTDARPLRDHQIQALATWELHSRRGLLEHATGSGKTYTAVQAIRVVLTEGGSAIVLVPSALLLDQWHRELTYHLGDLSPQILLVGSGNNEWRTDDLLYPWTSAPATGNPPRVVVAMIQTAATDAFLTRVAHNDRLLVVADEAHRLGSSSAQNLLTLAAPWRLGLSATPERAGDPEGTSRLFEFFGGVLPPPYTLQDAIRDRVLTPYNYIPHEVALEAAEQAEYEDLSRRLRREAGRRGNALDDVESNDRLRKLAIARARILKRAAGKVPLAVRVLTEHYQHGQRWLVYCDGLRQLGQIRSALSDAGLDSLEYHSSMSGDRDATLAEMDINGGILVSVRCLDEGVDLPAVSHALILASSRNPREFIQRRGRILRRYPGKSLAFLHDAIVVPAPESDRPAVGGDRLLAGELHRVLEFAHGAANPQALTHIEALCIRHGVPIELDAAQGAAGVEVDSETEDNDD, from the coding sequence ATGAGCGGCCTCCGCGACCATGACTTCGCCCCGAGCTATGACAAGAGCGTTGACGACCTTGCCAGCGATTTTTACCTGCCATGCATGCGAACATCCGTGCGGTACGACCGGATTGCTGGCTACTTTTCCTCCGCCGTCTTCTCTATCGCATGGCCTGCGTTGAAAGACTTCATCAACGCCGGTGGTCGGATGAGACTGATCTGCTCACCAGTCTTCTCGAGCATCGACGCCGGAGCATTGCGACAGGGTTATGCCGCCCTCAGCGACGAGGAGCTCGGGGCGGCCCTCGTCGCCGAACTGCGCCTCCTACTAGAGAGCGAGCGGTCGCGCAAACCCGCCCAGGTTCTGGCGGGACTGATCGCGGCCGAGGTGGTCGACATCCGGCTTGCGATCCTGACGGCCTCGTCGACTCCGGGCGATCGTCGACTCTTCCACGACAAGGTTGGACTATTCACCGACAATCTCGACGACACTGTCGGCTTCCGCGGCTCTATGAATGAGACCTTTCTAGGCCTATCGGCTGACGGAAATCTCGAAAGCATAGACGTCTTTCCGTCCTGGGTCGGTGGCCGCGACGCACAACGTGTTACTGATGCTCGCATTCGTTTCGAAGCATTGTGGCGTAATGAGATCGAGAGCGTCGACGTCCGGTCCATCCCAGAAGGCGCCGCACAAGCAATCCGCGACGCCAGTCCGGCGGACTGGGAGGTGCTGGTCGACGAGGCCGTGGCCGAGGCTGCAATCCGGGCCGCAACGCCAACCGATGCGAGGCCGCTCCGCGACCATCAGATTCAGGCACTTGCGACGTGGGAGCTCCATAGCCGCCGCGGTTTGCTTGAGCATGCCACAGGCAGCGGCAAGACGTATACGGCTGTGCAAGCCATTCGCGTCGTGCTGACGGAGGGCGGCAGCGCGATCGTCCTGGTCCCCAGCGCGCTTCTCCTTGATCAGTGGCATCGAGAGCTCACCTACCATCTTGGGGACCTGTCACCACAGATCCTGCTGGTCGGCTCGGGAAACAATGAATGGCGCACAGACGACCTGCTCTACCCGTGGACGAGCGCTCCAGCGACTGGCAATCCCCCACGAGTCGTTGTCGCCATGATCCAAACTGCGGCAACTGATGCCTTCCTCACCAGAGTCGCCCATAATGATCGGCTACTTGTCGTCGCAGACGAAGCTCATCGGCTGGGAAGCTCCAGTGCACAGAACCTGTTGACACTTGCAGCCCCCTGGCGGCTCGGCCTGAGCGCAACACCGGAGCGCGCCGGCGACCCAGAAGGCACCTCCCGTCTGTTTGAGTTCTTTGGCGGAGTGTTGCCGCCTCCGTACACGTTGCAGGACGCGATCAGAGACCGCGTCCTAACGCCCTACAATTATATCCCCCATGAGGTCGCTCTTGAGGCCGCGGAACAGGCGGAATACGAAGATCTCTCGCGAAGACTTCGCCGAGAGGCGGGCCGCCGAGGTAACGCCCTGGACGATGTCGAGAGCAACGACCGACTTCGGAAGCTTGCAATCGCACGTGCTCGAATTCTGAAGAGAGCAGCCGGCAAGGTGCCGCTGGCCGTTCGCGTGTTGACAGAGCATTATCAACATGGTCAGCGATGGCTGGTGTACTGCGACGGGCTGCGACAGCTTGGTCAGATCAGGAGCGCGCTTTCTGACGCGGGGCTGGATTCCCTGGAGTATCACAGCTCAATGAGCGGCGACCGGGACGCCACCCTCGCTGAGATGGATATCAACGGGGGCATCCTTGTGAGCGTGCGCTGTCTTGACGAGGGCGTCGATCTCCCCGCAGTTAGCCATGCCCTGATCTTGGCCAGCAGCCGTAACCCACGTGAGTTCATCCAGCGCCGCGGAAGGATCCTTCGCCGGTATCCGGGTAAGAGTCTGGCGTTCCTCCATGATGCGATCGTGGTTCCCGCACCGGAGTCGGACCGCCCAGCAGTTGGCGGCGACCGCCTACTCGCTGGAGAACTCCATCGCGTCCTAGAGTTCGCTCACGGTGCGGCCAACCCCCAAGCTCTCACCCATATTGAGGCACTGTGCATCCGCCACGGGGTCCCGATCGAACTCGATGCGGCCCAGGGAGCAGCGGGCGTCGAAGTGGATTCCGAGACCGAGGACAACGATGACTGA
- a CDS encoding DUF1643 domain-containing protein has product MGAGRHRSSGLSGFWMPRTDQTAQAFAARDSWSMGPGRAASDVSSHNAADMSSVRRLLAVLANPPLATSGQRTLNRVSLAARLIGCDDVVVGNLFPIASKDVTALGTLGADSDQWLAARDGLLRLLLGADDVLLGWGRAEPAGAARIHHRSQIQWLMTELESRSLQVWTVGGEPRHPSRWQRHTCRAYPGRPFGSALAAALLAGLPAR; this is encoded by the coding sequence ATGGGCGCCGGCCGCCACCGTTCCAGCGGGCTTAGCGGATTTTGGATGCCGCGAACTGACCAGACAGCGCAAGCCTTCGCGGCGCGCGATTCCTGGAGCATGGGTCCCGGTCGCGCAGCCAGCGACGTGTCGTCGCATAATGCTGCCGACATGTCATCTGTACGTCGCCTGCTCGCAGTCCTTGCCAATCCGCCGCTGGCCACCTCAGGGCAGAGGACGCTGAACCGTGTATCGCTCGCTGCTCGCCTGATCGGGTGTGACGACGTAGTCGTGGGCAACCTGTTTCCAATCGCGTCGAAGGACGTCACCGCGCTGGGGACACTCGGCGCGGACAGCGATCAGTGGCTGGCTGCGAGAGACGGCCTACTCCGACTGCTTCTCGGCGCGGATGACGTACTGCTGGGCTGGGGGCGTGCCGAACCCGCAGGCGCAGCGCGTATCCATCATCGGTCACAGATCCAATGGCTGATGACCGAGCTGGAGTCTCGTTCTCTCCAGGTCTGGACAGTCGGTGGCGAACCCCGGCACCCCTCTCGGTGGCAGCGACACACCTGTCGCGCCTATCCTGGGCGGCCCTTCGGTAGCGCACTCGCAGCGGCGTTGCTCGCCGGCTTGCCAGCTCGGTGA
- a CDS encoding AAA family ATPase codes for MRIVSVIAHAFGPLVDASLEFAPGITVLAGGNESAKSSWHAAVYSALCGRRRARGAPTREERRYADLHRPWDGTAWRVSAVVELDNGRRIELSQDLEGMVDCRAMDVALSRDVSAEIMFDGSPDGSRFVGLDRKSFAATACVNQAELLAVLDAAGGLQDYLARAAATAGTDATAAAALEHLSNFYRDHVGQDRANATKPLRTAKVRLASAEEALARARAEHADYLSRIEAADDGRDEASRAWAATVATEQDAHAVEELLTAARVATLAQTDAERARERATQVAGELSRLDRRRARATEIHSRFGGVAPSGIADQESSAQIVSRALAMWQAAPTPRPLAGPTAEELRAELETLPAAPDGDTTVVPTVRALVSAYEQATAVAAAYDRRRPASDGATDDPTLAAAIAAGPAILRELAASLAAIDAPGSVDVSDPSSLPAIERELDDARAQHRQAAEAAGAASHAADEIAAADRQAARVSAPGVAAQTAGDSKWRTALLAAAGVAALVGIALLVAGLPLPGGVAVAVAVLAGVLGIRRTTAPASARLTGPSPTSAAEQARQTAAAAEHALREADRRVAECEGRHSAAAAAARRAENIRADSAAQCAARGVPDDMTVLRQLAAQTEVLLEARIATARWIADVEQLRTDAGRAEDRLRTALSSRGVAAADDTGVPIADAFATYEQACAARAEKTTVAARRAPLEHALADRVAAEDAAAEAEATRAHAVNLLRDAARVAGLPADAEPTALAVALPAWQDQWAEQVQHAEGEQRDWAELVTLLEGCTLESLSESVTSLRTEYAALVRAAQDADAASREAIRERDVVAAGAEVDAETGGDCDAIAKLVQRAQEQVAVARSNASALAADADNAAGALAERARSLSSVPEAEEELTAAQAEMERVDKLAATLELTRRFLADAQEQVHRDIAPVLAGTLRQWLPSVTEDRYVDAMVDPATLQVKVRGASGRWRRADLLSVGTAEQVYLLLRVALAQHLTSGESCPLLLDDVTVQADEVRTRQLLELLLRLSDQRQVVLFAQEASVVAWAREYLAGDPRHALYELDRVATD; via the coding sequence ATGCGCATCGTGTCCGTCATCGCGCACGCGTTCGGCCCGCTGGTGGACGCCTCTCTCGAGTTCGCGCCTGGCATAACGGTGCTTGCGGGCGGCAACGAGTCCGCGAAGTCCTCTTGGCACGCCGCGGTGTATTCCGCGCTCTGCGGTCGCCGCCGCGCAAGGGGCGCCCCGACCAGGGAGGAGAGGCGGTACGCCGATCTGCACCGGCCGTGGGATGGCACGGCGTGGCGCGTGTCGGCGGTGGTCGAGCTCGACAATGGCCGTCGCATCGAGCTATCCCAGGACCTCGAGGGCATGGTCGACTGCCGCGCGATGGATGTTGCGCTCTCCCGCGATGTCAGCGCCGAGATCATGTTCGACGGATCCCCGGACGGCAGCCGGTTCGTCGGGCTGGACCGCAAGTCGTTCGCTGCGACCGCGTGCGTCAACCAAGCGGAGTTGCTCGCGGTCCTCGATGCAGCCGGCGGCCTGCAGGATTATCTGGCACGGGCAGCGGCCACCGCTGGCACGGATGCGACCGCGGCCGCCGCCCTTGAGCACCTGAGTAACTTCTATCGCGACCACGTCGGGCAGGACCGTGCCAACGCGACCAAGCCGCTGCGCACCGCTAAGGTCCGGCTCGCATCCGCCGAGGAGGCCCTGGCACGGGCACGGGCCGAGCACGCGGACTATCTCTCGCGGATTGAGGCCGCCGACGACGGCCGCGACGAGGCGAGCCGCGCCTGGGCGGCGACCGTGGCCACCGAACAAGACGCGCACGCCGTCGAAGAGCTGCTCACAGCGGCTCGTGTCGCCACACTGGCGCAGACGGACGCCGAACGGGCGCGGGAGCGCGCCACGCAAGTCGCTGGCGAGCTGTCTCGCTTAGACCGGCGCCGAGCCCGCGCGACCGAGATCCACAGCCGTTTTGGCGGGGTCGCTCCCAGCGGCATCGCCGACCAGGAAAGCAGCGCCCAAATCGTGTCGCGGGCACTGGCCATGTGGCAGGCTGCGCCAACCCCGCGCCCGCTCGCCGGGCCGACCGCCGAGGAGCTGCGCGCCGAGCTCGAGACGCTGCCTGCCGCACCAGATGGGGACACCACGGTCGTCCCGACCGTGCGCGCCCTGGTGTCCGCTTATGAGCAAGCTACCGCGGTGGCGGCAGCGTACGACCGGCGCCGGCCAGCCTCGGACGGCGCCACGGACGACCCGACGCTGGCGGCCGCAATCGCGGCCGGCCCAGCAATACTGCGTGAGCTGGCCGCATCCCTGGCGGCCATCGACGCGCCCGGTAGCGTCGACGTGTCCGACCCATCGAGCCTGCCGGCGATCGAACGAGAACTGGACGATGCCCGTGCCCAGCACCGGCAGGCCGCCGAGGCCGCCGGAGCCGCAAGCCACGCCGCCGACGAGATAGCCGCGGCGGACCGGCAGGCGGCTCGCGTTTCGGCACCCGGCGTCGCGGCCCAGACCGCAGGCGACTCCAAGTGGCGGACCGCGCTGCTAGCCGCGGCGGGCGTCGCCGCACTGGTCGGCATCGCGCTGCTTGTGGCGGGGCTGCCGCTGCCAGGCGGGGTTGCGGTCGCGGTAGCCGTGCTCGCTGGCGTGCTCGGCATCAGGCGCACGACCGCTCCGGCATCGGCCCGCCTGACCGGACCGAGCCCGACCTCCGCGGCCGAGCAGGCCCGGCAGACCGCAGCAGCGGCCGAGCACGCACTCCGGGAAGCCGACCGGCGTGTCGCGGAGTGCGAGGGGCGTCACAGCGCCGCCGCTGCCGCGGCCCGCCGCGCAGAAAATATCCGCGCGGACAGCGCCGCCCAATGCGCGGCACGCGGTGTGCCGGACGACATGACTGTGCTGCGGCAACTAGCCGCGCAGACCGAGGTACTGCTGGAGGCGCGGATTGCCACCGCCCGATGGATCGCGGACGTCGAGCAGCTCCGCACCGACGCGGGCCGCGCCGAGGACCGGTTGCGGACCGCGCTCAGCTCCCGCGGAGTCGCCGCTGCGGACGACACGGGCGTGCCCATCGCCGACGCCTTCGCCACCTACGAGCAAGCGTGCGCAGCGCGAGCGGAGAAGACCACCGTCGCCGCGCGCCGGGCGCCGCTGGAGCATGCCCTGGCCGATCGGGTCGCCGCCGAGGACGCAGCCGCGGAGGCCGAGGCGACCCGTGCCCACGCTGTCAACTTACTCCGGGACGCCGCCCGCGTCGCCGGGCTTCCCGCCGACGCCGAGCCGACAGCCTTGGCCGTGGCGCTGCCCGCCTGGCAGGACCAGTGGGCCGAGCAGGTCCAACACGCTGAGGGCGAGCAGCGGGACTGGGCTGAGCTCGTCACGCTGCTCGAGGGCTGCACCCTGGAGTCGTTGAGCGAGTCCGTAACTTCGCTGCGCACCGAGTACGCGGCCCTGGTGAGAGCTGCGCAGGACGCCGACGCCGCGTCACGGGAGGCGATACGGGAGCGCGACGTGGTCGCGGCCGGCGCCGAGGTCGACGCTGAGACCGGCGGTGACTGCGACGCCATTGCGAAGCTGGTCCAACGCGCCCAGGAGCAGGTGGCCGTGGCCCGCAGTAACGCGTCAGCGCTGGCAGCTGATGCGGACAACGCGGCAGGCGCACTGGCCGAGCGGGCGAGGTCGCTGTCAAGCGTGCCGGAGGCAGAGGAGGAGCTGACCGCCGCGCAGGCGGAGATGGAGCGCGTCGACAAACTCGCAGCTACGTTGGAACTCACTAGACGCTTCCTCGCCGACGCGCAGGAACAGGTGCATCGCGACATCGCTCCGGTGCTCGCGGGCACGCTGCGGCAATGGCTGCCGTCGGTGACCGAGGACCGGTACGTCGACGCGATGGTTGATCCGGCGACTCTGCAGGTGAAGGTGCGGGGCGCGTCGGGCCGGTGGCGGCGCGCGGACCTGCTCTCTGTCGGCACCGCCGAGCAGGTCTACCTATTACTGCGGGTTGCTCTTGCCCAGCATCTGACATCCGGCGAGTCGTGCCCGTTACTGCTCGACGACGTCACGGTACAAGCCGACGAGGTGCGCACCCGCCAGCTTCTCGAGCTGCTGCTGCGGCTCTCGGACCAGCGGCAAGTCGTGCTGTTCGCGCAGGAGGCCTCGGTCGTCGCTTGGGCTCGCGAGTACCTGGCTGGCGACCCGCGGCACGCCTTATATGAGCTGGACCGCGTCGCGACCGACTGA